The DNA window CTATCCAGCGTTGCCGCTGCTCGCCGACCGGTTCGCGGGCGATGCGGTCGTGGTGCTGGACGACCTGGTCCGTACCGACGAGCAGGAGCTCGTCGCGCGTTGGCTGGCCGAGTACCCGTGGCTGACCGAGACGCGCCTCAACGTGGAGAAGATCGCCTCGGTCCTGCGCTGCTCACGCTGACGGAAACCTCGCCCGTACGATCCGCTCCAGCACGGCTTTCGCCGTCGCGGCGTCCCCGACGGGCGACTGGTAGGCCAGCGGCTGGCGGCTCAACGGGCTGTCCGGCTCGACCAAGCCCCACACCGCCGTGCCGCTCCCCTTGTAGTCCGACCACTTCGACGGCAGGTACGGGTTGCGCTCGTGGTGCTCGGAGGTGTTCGCGTCGTTGACCACGAGGCAGTCGAATCGCGTGGTGAGGTTGAGGAACTCCAGATATCCCGCGTACGGACCCACCCGTACGCACGCGCCGATCCCCAGCTCCGCCGCCCGTGCCCGCAGCGTCTCCGGCTTCGTCGTGAACACGTGCAGCATCAGCCGCTCGCGATCGGCCGGGCCGAGCTCGGCCGCCGCCGCGAGCACGTCGTCGAGCCCGCGGGTCGGATAGAAGACGCCGAAGTACGCCACGTGCGCCTTGCCCGGTTCGAGCGGCGCGTGCCCGTCGACCATCGAGTAGAACGGCGTCGGCAGCGTCGGGTGCGCCGACACCACCGCCTTCGCGCGAGCCGTCGCCGCCACCAACGGGTCGGAGCAGTACGACAGCATGTACTCCAGCTGGTTCTCGTTGGTGAAGATGAGCTCGTCGGCCAGGACGTACGCGAGCTCCTCGCACCAGACGAAACAGTTGTCGGACGCGGGCATCGGCAGCCCGAGTTTCTCCAAGCCCGCGGTCAACAACTCGCGTACCGGCCCTGGCTCGACCGTCGTGCCGCGCTCCTCGTCCAGCATGTCGCGCGAGAGCGGGTCGGAGAACTCCGCGGTCCACGAGACCGACGGGCTGGCCAGCTTGTGCGCGGCGCCGAGCAGGTGGGACGCCGCGAAGTGCGCGCGGCTGTACGACCAGCGGTACGGGCCCTTCTCCGCCTCCCACTTGCGCGCCTGGTCGAGCCCTTCGAGGATGAACTGCTCCATCGCCGGCCAGTGCGAGAAGTACGTGGGGGTCGCGATCACCGCCTCGTCCGCGGTGAACGGTCCCGCGATGCGGCGGGTCGTCGGATCGACCGTACGGATCCGGTCCATCGCGTTGTAGACGACGTCGGCGACCCGGCCCATCGTCCTGATCCGCTTGGCCATGACGATCCCGCTCGCGTCGGCGTACGGGGCGAACGCGTACGCGAACACCACGCCGCGCGGCATGCCCGCGTTCACCAATCCATAAGGCAGGTGGAAGATCGGGAGCTCGTCGAGCGCGGCCACCAGCTCGGCGTGCTCGGACGGGTGCCGCTGGAGGTACGTGCCGATCGCGGTCGCGCGCGCCGCGATGGCCTCGTCGATCGGCGCGACCATCGCAGCGCCTGCCTCGGCGCGCAGCTCCTCGAGCTGGGCGATGGCGGCGAGGTGCGGACGCCAGCCCGCGTCGTCGTCGGGTGTGCCGGCCACGAACTCCGTCCTGGTGCGCACCGCGACGTTCGCCCAGTAGACGTCCTCCGCGCCGCCGACCTGCCGGGCGATCGCCTGAGCCAGCGCCGTCTCCACCACCGTGCCGTTCTCGCCGGCTTCCCTGACCTGGGCCCGGCGAGCGGCGGCGAGGCCGGCCACCCGGGCGGCGGCACGGTGGGCGGTCGGCAGCGAGATCGTGCGAACGTCGAGCTCGGGATGCGACGTACGGAAGGCCTCGACGATCGGCCGCCCCGCTGACGTCAGGACGATCACGAGCTCGACGTCGCGCCGGCCGTCCACCGAGAGCCCGTCGAGGTCGTCGAGGTCGAGCACCACGATGGACAGCCCCGGCGCCAGCGGCTCCGTGCGGCCGAAGCCGACGGTGGGGTACGGAAGCTCGTCGAGAGCGGCGGTCCACGACTCGATCAGCTCGGCGTCGACGGTCGCGGTGGTCGACTGCGACCATGGACGTTCTGCACTCTGCACGCTGGCACCCCTCGTTGGTGACTTCGATCCCATGAGTGAGACACCTGACAGGGCGCCGACGTTGTGCGGCCATGATGGAATTCGCGATCATCGGTGAACGGACCTGTGGGCGTGCACGCATGAGGGACGGCAAGCGGAGCTACACCGCCGAGGGCGTGGCGGCGCTTCGGGCGGCTACACGCGGGCCCACCGGTTCGCCGACGCCGCGCGCGGGATCCCGTTCTTCGAGGTCGACCATCCGTCGACGAGCGACTGGAAGCAACAGACGATGCGCGGCCTCCCGCAGCTGTCCGCCGAGGTCCACTACGTCACGATGGACTTCACCACCGACTCGCTGCTCGAGTCGCTCCCCGCGGCGGGCGCCGCGCTGGACCGCGTGACTCTGTTCCTGTGGGAGGGCGTCACGCCGTACCTCACCGAGCCGGCCGTGAACGAGACCCTCAACGCCATCAGGGAGTTCGCGCCCGGCTCGAGCGTCGTCCACGCCCGCAGGCCGGTCAGCTAGGCCGCGTGGCGAACGCCTCCACCTCGGACAGGCCGACGTTCAGACCTCTCCCAACGGCGGGATGGAACTCCAGCCAGGTGACGGTCCGAGGCGAGAACGGGACCGGCTTTCCCACACCGGTGTTGTCGATTCCGCTCACGGGCTCCTGACTGCCGTCGCTGAACACGAGCGTCCCGCCCGGCGCGTGGTCGACGAGGTTGTTCCGGTCGTACAGCACGACCTGCCCAAGCGTCTGCGGCGTCGTCCAGGTCAGCCGGAACGAGGGATTGAGCTGACCGTTCGAGGCCCACTCGCCGGCGAACCACTGGTTGACGACACCGTCCACGGCCGCCGATGGGCCAAGGCCGGGGTCGCCGGCCGAGCTCGACGCCGTCGCCACCGCGCTCGAGGCCAGGTTGCCCGCGCTCAGGATCCGCAGCTCGGCTAGTCCGTTGCCCGATCCCGTTCCGCCCGCGGCCTGGAAACGCACCGAGGTCACGGACTTCGGCGGGAACGACACGACCTTCGCCGCTCCGTTCGCCGGAACGCCGGACACCGCGACCGACGAGCCGTCGCTGAACGTCAGCGTGCCGCCGTTCACGTTGCTCGCCGTGCTCACCCGGTCGTGCAGGACGACGCGGTCGATCTGGTGGCTGTTCACCCAGCTGACCTGAACCCAGGGGTTGGTCTCTGTCGACACCCATTCGCCTGTGCTGGTGGAGTTTCCGTCGGTCGCGCGGAGCTGGCCGCGCGGGCCGAGGTCCGCCTGCGTCGACGTGGTCAGCGTCCCTTCGCGGGCGACGTTGTCGCCGGCGAACACCTGCAGCTCGGACAGGCCGACGTTCGAGCCGGCCCCGTTCGTCACCTCCAGGCGCACCGAGGTGGCCGTTCGCGCCGGGAACGAGATCGCCTTGCCAGTAACGCCATCGTTCACCAGCGCGGGAACGTCGACGACGCTGCCGTCGCTGAACACGACCCTCCCCGCGTTGATGCGATCGGTCGGGTTGGCGCGGTCGTACAGCACGACCTGACCGATCGTCTGCGGCGTCGGCCAGGAGAGTGTGATGCTCGGCCTGAGCTCGCGGTGGGACGCCCATTCGCCGCGCGCGTGGATACCGACGACGCCGTCGACGACGTTCGGTCCGGCCAGCTGGGGAGCCTCCGCGGAGACCGACGACGGCGTGACCGTGGCGGTACGGGCGAGGTTCTCGACGTCGGCGATCGGCGTCGCGCCGAGCCGTACGCCGATGAGCGACTTGGCTGGAACGGCGACATCGAGACGCGCCGCTCCCCCGGTCACCTGCAACGGCACGGACGTCTTCGGTGCGGTCGTCGGCTGGATCGGGCTGGCCTCGAAGACCGTCGCCGTCGTGGACGTCGCCGAGCCGAGCCCGGTGAGGTTGAGCTCGACCTCGAGCGGCGCGGTGCCGTCGTTCACCAACCAGGCAACGCGATCGCCGTTCGCGTTCATCGCGGCACCGGCGCTGCTGATCGACGTCGGGTACGTCATCGGCCGCAGCCGGCTCGCACCGGCACCGAGGCCGAGGTCGACCGACATCAGCCGGTAGACGCGCGCCTTCGGCGGCAGCATGCCGTTGCGGTGCACGCCGAAGAACTCCGGGACCTCCGCCTCGTCGTTGTCGGCGAAGTAGTTGGTCCCGTTCGTGTGCTGCTTGAGGAACGTGCTGAGCCGCCAGGCCGCGTAGCTGATCGTGTGCGGGTGGTTGCCGTTCATCGGCACGTCGCCGTACACCGGGTCCCAGTTCCATTCCGTCACGTAGACGGGGAAGTCCTCGCCCTTGCCGAGGTCACGTGCGGCCTGCTTCCACTGCGTCACCTGCTCGTCCCGGAAGCTGTCGTAGTGGTTGTAGACGTGGTAGCTCAGGAAGTTGATGTCGTCCTTCACTCGCGTGTCGCGCAGCAGCTTGTCGATCCACTGCAGGCCCACGTTGGGATGGGACATCACCGGTCCGCCGATCGGGACGTCGGAGTGGGGATCGGCGGCCTGAACAGCATCGGCGGCGGTCTCGTAGATCTTGGTGTAGACCTCGATCCGCTGCGCCATCGTGGTTCCGTCGGGGAGGTCGAGGAAGATGTCCAGGTCGGGCTCGTTCCACACCTCGACCAGATGCACTTTGTCCTTGAAATGCCGGTAGATCTTGCCGACGACGTCCCCGTACACCCGGTACCCGTCCGGCCCGTTCGGCGGCCCGAACTGCTTGCCGTTGGCACTGAGCCAACTGATGTTGTAGGCGAGGATCAGCACGATCTTCGCTCCGCGCTTGTGGTGCTCGTCGACCCAGGCGTACTTGCTCCAGTCCCACGTCGTCGGGTCGGCCACGCCGGTACCGGACGGCATGGCCTCGAGGTAGCCGGCGATCGAGGTGTCCTTCGGCAGGATGTCGTCCAGATACGCGTCGCCGCGGATGAACCTCGTGCCGGTCTGGTGGAGCGTCTCGATCTTGTTGGTGTCGGTCAGCCTCGGCACGTTGATGCCCGAGCCGAACACCTCGGCGTGACCCGGTCCGGCGTCGACGGAGAAGTCCGCGGTCGCCGTGACGGCCGCCTGGGCGATCGGTGGTGGGGACGCGGCCCAGAGCAGGGCGCCGAGCAAGGTGAGGACGGTGGCGAACGTGCCGATGCGCATCCCGGGGCTCCTCCCGCAGGTGAACGTGTCTGGGACCGTAGACTTAGCGCGTTAACGCGTCAATGTCGCGGCCAGAAGCTGCCAGGAGTCTGAACGCGTTAACCTGAGCCCATGAGCGACGACTCTCTGCCGCGCTACCAGCAGGTCAAGCGCGAGCTCCGGGCGGCGATCGAACGCGGTGAGTACGTTCCGGACCAGCCGTTCGTCAGCCAGCGCGGCGTCTGCGAGCGGTTCGACGTGAGTACGACGACCGCGATCCGCGCGCTGAACGACCTGGTCGCCGAGGGGATCCTGGTCCGGCGGCAGGGCCGTGGCACGTACGTCGCGGACCGCTCGAGCTCGGCGGTCGTCGCTCCCGAGCGCCCGGCGCGGTCGTCACGTACGTCGGTCGCCTGCGTCATCCACGGGCAGGGCCCGATGCGGGCGAACGTGATCGCCGGCGTGGAGTCGGTCTGCTCCGACCTCGGCGCGGAGCTGCTCCTGTTCCACAGCAAGGACTCCCTCGCTGGCCAGGAGCGGGCGCTGGAACGCGCGCACGAGGGCGGCGTCAGCGGGGTCGTGCTCTATCCCGTTCAGGGCAGCTCCCCTTCGCCCGCGCTCGCGGCGCTCGAGCGGCAGAACGTTCCGGTCGTGATGGTCGACCGCTACCTGCCGACGGTCGCCTCCGACACCGTGACCGTCGACCACTTCGCCGTCGGGTACGACCTGTCCACGCACCTGATCGCGCAGGGCCACGAGCGGATGGCGCTGCTGTGGGACGAGACCGATTGCACCAGCGTGCGCGAACGGCTGAGCGGACATCTGCAGGCGCTGCGGAAGCACGACGTACGGGAACGTCCCGACCTCACCGTGCTGACCGCGCACCAACGTCTCGACCGGCCGGCACGCGTCGCCCGGCTGGCGGAGCTGCTCGAACACCCGGAGCCGCCGACGGTGCTGATCTGCTCGCACGGCTACACCGTGGCCACCGCCGCGGCCGACCTCGCCTCGATGGGCATCGAGGTGCCGGGCCAGGTCGAGCTGGCCGGCATGGACGACGCCGGCCCGCTCGACATCCTGCCGCTGACAATCGCCGCCGCCGTCGTCCCCGCCGAGGAACTGGGCCGGCAGAGCACGCTGCTGCTCGCGTCCCGGATCGACGGCTCCCTCGACGACAGTCCCCGGCGGGTCGTCCTCCCGATCAGCCTGCGCACCCGCGACACCGCACGCGGCTACTTGCAGGTGGTGGCGGGGACGGCTTAGGTCCCAGGCCGTGACCTGGGGTTGCGGGTGTGGTGGCTGGAACGGTGAGTACCCACCGGGGCGGCGCTTCACCCACTAACCCCGCGACTCGCGACTCGCGCACTCCGCCACATCCCGCGCATAGCTCCCGGCAGGATCGCGCACACGCCATGCCCCGCAGGTCCCCGGCGGGTCCGCACCCCTCGATCATTCACCCCCAGGCAGCCATCACCCCACTTCTCGACCATCAAGCCCCGCCACTATCGCCTGCTTGCTGGTCTTATCCTCTTGCTGTTGCTTTGCCCTGCTGGGCTTGGGCAAGTAGCTGGTCGGGTTGTTGTGGCGGTCGATTGTGGTGGCCGGGCTGCCACCTTGCGCCCATCACTCCGCCCCCGCGCTCGCACCTAGCCCGCTACTTCCGTCCTCTTCATCATCGCCCCTCCGGGGGCGTGCTGTCCTCTGTTGATTTGCCCCACCCTGCTTGAGCAAGGCATCTGATCGGGGCTGTTGCGGCGGTCGATTGTGGTGGCCGGGCTGCCACCTTGCGCACCCCGCGACCATCACTCCGCCCCACGCGCTCGCACCTAGCCCGCTACCTCCCATCCTCTTCACCTCCGCCCCTTTTGGGGCGGTGCTGTGCTTCTGCTCTTGTTGTTGCTTTTCCCTGCTGCGCTTGGCGATTAGCTGGTCGGGCTGTGGCGGCGGTCGATTGTGGTGGCCGGTCCGGGGCGCGTCGAGGGCGCCTCTCTGGGGCGCTTCGCGGAGGAGAGAGGCGTCGCTTCGCGACCGCTTTGCGGCCCTTGACTCGCCCCGGCCCGGCCACCAGATTTTCACGCGCCGCCCCTGCCCCCGGAACAGTTCCCCGGGACAGGTCTCCTGTGCCTTGGGTTTGCTGCCGTGCTTGGGTTGCTTGTGGAGCCCACGGCTTGCTTACGGCTCGGATGAAGTCGGGGGATTTCCCTTGCCGGGTTGAGCATTAAGCCGATTCGGCTGGTAGAATTCTGCTATGGAATCGACCACCTGCTCGAACACCATCGGCACCGCCGGTGGTGTGTCGGCGTGGTCGATGTCCGATGACCAACTCACCACCGCACTTCTCGACAACGCCACCCAGCTGAACCAGCTCCAGGGCCGCCAGCTCGAGCTCATCCGCGAAGCCGAGGCCCGCAACCTTGGTGTCACGGCTGGTGCGGCGAACACCGCGCAGTGGGTCGCTGGTCGGCTTCGGGTCCCGACGGCTGAGGCGGGGGCGATGGTGAAGCTGGCCTCTCATCTCGACGCCGAGTTGCCCGCCACCGCGCGGGCGCTTGCTAGCGGCGAGATTTCTCTTCCACAGGTGCGGGTGATCTCCCGGGTCGTGACGATGCTGCCCTCCCACATCGCCACCCCGGAGCTCCGCTCCGAGGTGGAGGCGACCCTGCTGAAGAATGCCGCCGCCTTCGACCCCAAAGTCTTGTCGAAGGTCGGGAACAGGCTCTTGGAGACCGTCGCTCCGGACCTCGCTGACCAGGTCCTGGAACTGAAGCTCAAACAGGAAGAGGCCAGCGCCGAACGGGACCGGTTCCTGCGTATGTCCTTCGACGCCACGTCGGGGACGTGGCGGGTCACCGCCCGGCTCCCGAAGGTGGTCGGGGAACGCCTCAAGCTGGTTCTCGATCCGTTGGCTGCGCCGCAGCCTGGACCCGACGGGCGTGACACCCGGTTCCCCGAGCAGCGCAATGTGGATGCTTTGGATGAGGCTTGCCGGCGGTTGTTGGCTGAGCGGTTGGTGCCCTCTCATGGCGGGAACCCCACCCAGGTGGTCGTCACCGTCACCCAGACTGGTGGGCGGACTTTGCACACCGGGATCGAGCTGTCCCGCCGCCTGGTCGAGCAGCTGATGTGTGAGGCCGACCGCACCTACCTCGTGAAGCCCGAGGACCAGCCCGGCCGCGTCAGCCTCTTGACCGACACCCAGCAGCGACTCTTCCAGGGCAAGCTGCGCCGGTTGCTCGAGCTCAGAGACGGTGGCTGTGCGTTCCCCGGCTGTGACCGGCCACCCGGCTGGTGCCACGCCCACCACGTCACCCCCTGGAGTAAGGGCGGGCCCACTACCCGCGACAACGGGGTCCTGCTCTGCGGGTACCACCACCGACTCATCCACCAAGGCACCTGGCAAGTCCGCATCGCACTCGACGGATTACCCGAGTTCTTACCCCCCGACTGGATCGACCCCCACCAACAACCACTCCGCAACCACCGCCTCACCCCAGCCGCCTAAGCGGCGGCCGGGGCCAGCGGAGCGCCGACCGCCTGCGGTCACCCCACACGGCCAACCACCCCACTACCTGCCGCCCACCCCACGTAAAGCGGCCAATGAGCCTGTAAACACGATCATTGGCCCCGGCGCCGGCACCGGTCGCGCGGGTCGCCGTTGCTGTCGACCGCAGCTCACCAGGTCATCGCCAGGGACAACTGTGCCGTTAGGCGAGGGTGTCGTCGCGGCCGGCGGCGATGCGGGACCACTGCGCGATCGGGCGCCCGTTGATCCGCATCGGGTTGACGTCGTCCGGCCACATCGGCTCCGGCCGTCCCTCGGGCTGGTCCTCCCAGCCCTCGCGGCGCCCGAACACGGTCCGGTCCAGCAGCCCGTAGCTCGGGGCCAGCGGCTCCAGCCCGCGGCCGCTCGTCCAGTATGTCTCGAAGACCCGGTTGCCGTCTCGTACGTAGAACACCAACGGCGACGGTGCGGTCGGCCGATCTCCCAACAGGGCTTGCAAAGAGTCCTGCGCGGAGTACCACGGCACGTCCCATTGCATGAAGTTCCGGTAGCGCACGCTCGGCTCGTACGGACCCTGGCACAGCGTGGCGTACGTGACATCGCGCGAGTGCAGCACCGACAGCTCGCGCACCTGGCCGTTGAAGTACGTGCAGCCCTCGCACTGACCGGCGGAGTCATGGCCGGCGTGCCACATGTGGAAGTACGCGATCAGCTGGCCGCGACCCTCGAACGCGGCGAGCAGCGGCACCCGTCCGTTCTCGCCGACGAGCGGGATCGTCGCGTCGACCTCCACCATCGACAGCCGCCGCCGCGCCGCCGCCAACGCGTCGCCCGCCCTGGTGTGCGCCTTCTCCCGCAGCCGCAGGGCGTCGAGCTCTGCCTGCCAGCTCGCCCGGTCCGTCACGTTCGGCAGTCCGCTCTTCGACATCGGTCTCTCCTTCGTTCGGCGGTCCATGCCCACCGACGTTCGAGGCACCTCACGATTCGACATCGGGCCGCCGAAATCCCGTGGTCCAGGGGTAGGGTCCGAAACCGTGGCACGTGAATGGACCACCGGGGTGGACCTGCTGCTCTCCCTCCCTCCGCAGCTCGGCCGCCGCGAGGGCCTCGAACGGGCGCTGCGCGAGGCGATCCAGTCGCACCGGCTCTCGGCCGGAACGAGGCTGCCGGCGACGCGAGAGCTCGCCACGGAGCTGGGCATCTCGCGGGGAACGGTGGTCGCCGCGTACGACCAACTCGTCGCCGAGGGCTACCTGCTCTCGCGGCACGGCGTGGGTACGCAGGTCGCCGAGCTGCCGGCCCACTGGCCGGCGGTCGCCGAACGCTCCACCGATCCCCGACCGGGCCTCAGCCTGGCTCCCGGCTACCCGGATCTGAGCCGCTTCCCCACGACCGAGTGGCTGCGTTCGATGCGTCGCGGGCTCGCCGACGCGCCGGCCGAGGTGTACGGCTACGGCGATCCGCTCGGCTGGCGCCCGCTGCGGATCGCGCTCGCCGCGTACCTCGGCCGTGCCCGCGGCGTGGTGTGCGCGCCCGACCAGGTGATGATCACGTCGGGATCGGTGCACGGGCTGCACCTGCTCGCCCGGGTCCTCGCCGACGAGGGGCGGACGACGATCGCCGTCGAAGAGCCCGGCTGGTACTTCGCGCGCGACGTCGTCACCCGGATGGGCGCCTCGGTTCGCCCGCTGACCGTCGACCAGGACGGCGTGCAGGTCGAGTCGTTGAGCGACGAGGACGCGGTGCTGTTGACGCCGACGCACCAGTTCCCGACGGGTGTCGCGCTCAGCCCCGAACGCCGGCGCGCGCTCGTGCGCTGGGCCGAGGCGACGGGCGGGGTGCTGATCGAGGACGACTACGACGGCGAGTTCCGCTTCGACCGCGCGCCCGTCGGCGCGTTGCAGGGCACGGCTCCCGAGCACGTCTGTTACGTCGGGAGTACGTCGAAGGCGCTCGGCCCGGGGCTCCGGCTCGGATGGATCGTGCTGCCTCCGCGGCTCGTCGCGCCGATGGTCGATCTCCGTCTGCACACGGACATGCAGACCGAGGCGCTCGGCCAGGTGGCGCTGGCGGACTTCCTCGCCAGCCACGCGTACGACCGGCACATCCGCGCGTCCCGGCTGCGCTACCGACGCCGCCGCGACCTGCTGCTGGCCCAGCTCGAGGCGAGCCGCGCGGACGTCACCATCGCCGGCATCTCCGCCGGGTTGCACGCGCTGCTGTGGCTTCCCGAGGACACCGTCGAGAGCGATGTCGTCGCCGCGGCCGCGCGGCGCGGGCTCGAGCTCAGCAGCCTCACCGAGCAGTGCCTCCCGTTCACCCGCCAACGCCCCGGCCTCGTGATCGGCTACAGCCGCCCGACCGAGCACACGTACCCGACCGCCCTGTCCACCCTCACCCGCGTCCTCCCCCGCTGCTAGGACGGGTACCGGTGGGCGTCGCCCGGCACGTGGTCGGCGAACCACGACGCCATCGGCCGCAGCTCCTCGAACGCCGCGAGCACCCGATCGGCCGCCTCGGGTTTGTGTAGCCAGTTCTCGGATCCGAGGTGCCGTCCGGCGACCAGGCTGCGGTGCCGCAGCAGCCCGGCCCGCGGATGGTCGGCGTCCCTCAGCAGCAGGGCTCGCGGATGGTCGCCCGGGTAGCTCTTCGGGATCCGTTCCAGCTGCTCACCGCCGAGGTCGTAGCCCTGCTGTCGCAGCGTCTCGACGATGCCGACCAGCTCCGGCCCCGACGTGTCGTCGGCGACGGCCGTCATGTAGGCCTCGCGCCAAGGGCTGGTGTACGAGCCAGGGTTGAACATCCACCAGCACGCCTCGACGTACATCCCGTCGAGGTCGAGCCAGACCCGCTGGTCGAAGTTGCGCTCGGCCCGGACGAAGCCAACCTGTCGTTGCCACGGCCAGAGCGTGAGGCCGAGGCTCGGAACGACGAACTTGCGGTAGCAGGCGTCCGCGTCGGCGAGATCCTGCATGAGCGCGACCATCGGCTGACGTACGAGCCGCTCCCGCTCGTCGCGAACGCTCTCCCGGACGGCCATGGGCGGGTCACCTTCGAGCTTCAGCAGCACGTCGTACGCCTGCTCTGGCCAGCCGGTGAATCGTCCACCCATACCGCAGCAGTATCGCCGACCGATCAGGACACCTGCTGACCTATTCGCGCGGGCGAGCGCCCGCGTTGCCGTTAGTTGTGCAGGACCGCGCGGCGGCGGGCGAGGCGGCGGGCTACGGCGACGGCGTCGAGGCGGCTGCTGCCCGTACGGCGCGCGACGCTCGGGCGGTGCACCGCGTGCAGCGCGGTCGCCACGACCGGGGTTGGGTTGGCGAGGCGGTAGTCGCACCCCACCTCGGCGGCCTGCTTCTCGACCAGGTCGAGGGCCCGCACGACAGTCGGGTCCATCGCGGTCACGTGCGAGAGGTCGAGGACGAGATGCCGCGGATTCCGCGCGAGTACGCCCAGAAGTTGAGCCATCAGGTCGATGGCGTCGGATTCGCCGAAGTCGCCCTCCGGCGTCGCGATCACAGCCGGAGAGCCGTCCTCGACAACGGTGAGGAAGACGACGTTCGCGTCCATATGCATGACAGCCACCGCCTGACCGCAGTGATGCCCCGTGTACGTGGCCACTCTGTCGGACCAGCGGTCACGATACGCCTCCGCGTTTTCGCTCACCAGAGGGCGGCCAGGCGTGAAATTCTTCCGGCCTGATGTCGTATCGAGGCGATCCCGTTCGTCGGTGGGTATAACCGCCAGACGGATGGAGGCCAGGATGAACGCCCTAGCGGCACAGCGTCGGGTGTGGGAGTTCCTCGAGATGCTGCTCGC is part of the Tenggerimyces flavus genome and encodes:
- a CDS encoding DUF899 family protein, coding for MSKSGLPNVTDRASWQAELDALRLREKAHTRAGDALAAARRRLSMVEVDATIPLVGENGRVPLLAAFEGRGQLIAYFHMWHAGHDSAGQCEGCTYFNGQVRELSVLHSRDVTYATLCQGPYEPSVRYRNFMQWDVPWYSAQDSLQALLGDRPTAPSPLVFYVRDGNRVFETYWTSGRGLEPLAPSYGLLDRTVFGRREGWEDQPEGRPEPMWPDDVNPMRINGRPIAQWSRIAAGRDDTLA
- a CDS encoding GntR family transcriptional regulator, which translates into the protein MSDDSLPRYQQVKRELRAAIERGEYVPDQPFVSQRGVCERFDVSTTTAIRALNDLVAEGILVRRQGRGTYVADRSSSAVVAPERPARSSRTSVACVIHGQGPMRANVIAGVESVCSDLGAELLLFHSKDSLAGQERALERAHEGGVSGVVLYPVQGSSPSPALAALERQNVPVVMVDRYLPTVASDTVTVDHFAVGYDLSTHLIAQGHERMALLWDETDCTSVRERLSGHLQALRKHDVRERPDLTVLTAHQRLDRPARVARLAELLEHPEPPTVLICSHGYTVATAAADLASMGIEVPGQVELAGMDDAGPLDILPLTIAAAVVPAEELGRQSTLLLASRIDGSLDDSPRRVVLPISLRTRDTARGYLQVVAGTA
- a CDS encoding DUF7402 domain-containing protein, whose product is MRIGTFATVLTLLGALLWAASPPPIAQAAVTATADFSVDAGPGHAEVFGSGINVPRLTDTNKIETLHQTGTRFIRGDAYLDDILPKDTSIAGYLEAMPSGTGVADPTTWDWSKYAWVDEHHKRGAKIVLILAYNISWLSANGKQFGPPNGPDGYRVYGDVVGKIYRHFKDKVHLVEVWNEPDLDIFLDLPDGTTMAQRIEVYTKIYETAADAVQAADPHSDVPIGGPVMSHPNVGLQWIDKLLRDTRVKDDINFLSYHVYNHYDSFRDEQVTQWKQAARDLGKGEDFPVYVTEWNWDPVYGDVPMNGNHPHTISYAAWRLSTFLKQHTNGTNYFADNDEAEVPEFFGVHRNGMLPPKARVYRLMSVDLGLGAGASRLRPMTYPTSISSAGAAMNANGDRVAWLVNDGTAPLEVELNLTGLGSATSTTATVFEASPIQPTTAPKTSVPLQVTGGAARLDVAVPAKSLIGVRLGATPIADVENLARTATVTPSSVSAEAPQLAGPNVVDGVVGIHARGEWASHRELRPSITLSWPTPQTIGQVVLYDRANPTDRINAGRVVFSDGSVVDVPALVNDGVTGKAISFPARTATSVRLEVTNGAGSNVGLSELQVFAGDNVAREGTLTTSTQADLGPRGQLRATDGNSTSTGEWVSTETNPWVQVSWVNSHQIDRVVLHDRVSTASNVNGGTLTFSDGSSVAVSGVPANGAAKVVSFPPKSVTSVRFQAAGGTGSGNGLAELRILSAGNLASSAVATASSSAGDPGLGPSAAVDGVVNQWFAGEWASNGQLNPSFRLTWTTPQTLGQVVLYDRNNLVDHAPGGTLVFSDGSQEPVSGIDNTGVGKPVPFSPRTVTWLEFHPAVGRGLNVGLSEVEAFATRPS
- a CDS encoding class I SAM-dependent methyltransferase: MWACTHEGRQAELHRRGRGGASGGYTRAHRFADAARGIPFFEVDHPSTSDWKQQTMRGLPQLSAEVHYVTMDFTTDSLLESLPAAGAALDRVTLFLWEGVTPYLTEPAVNETLNAIREFAPGSSVVHARRPVS
- a CDS encoding STAS domain-containing protein, translating into MHMDANVVFLTVVEDGSPAVIATPEGDFGESDAIDLMAQLLGVLARNPRHLVLDLSHVTAMDPTVVRALDLVEKQAAEVGCDYRLANPTPVVATALHAVHRPSVARRTGSSRLDAVAVARRLARRRAVLHN
- a CDS encoding DUF2461 family protein yields the protein MGGRFTGWPEQAYDVLLKLEGDPPMAVRESVRDERERLVRQPMVALMQDLADADACYRKFVVPSLGLTLWPWQRQVGFVRAERNFDQRVWLDLDGMYVEACWWMFNPGSYTSPWREAYMTAVADDTSGPELVGIVETLRQQGYDLGGEQLERIPKSYPGDHPRALLLRDADHPRAGLLRHRSLVAGRHLGSENWLHKPEAADRVLAAFEELRPMASWFADHVPGDAHRYPS
- a CDS encoding HNH endonuclease signature motif containing protein, encoding MESTTCSNTIGTAGGVSAWSMSDDQLTTALLDNATQLNQLQGRQLELIREAEARNLGVTAGAANTAQWVAGRLRVPTAEAGAMVKLASHLDAELPATARALASGEISLPQVRVISRVVTMLPSHIATPELRSEVEATLLKNAAAFDPKVLSKVGNRLLETVAPDLADQVLELKLKQEEASAERDRFLRMSFDATSGTWRVTARLPKVVGERLKLVLDPLAAPQPGPDGRDTRFPEQRNVDALDEACRRLLAERLVPSHGGNPTQVVVTVTQTGGRTLHTGIELSRRLVEQLMCEADRTYLVKPEDQPGRVSLLTDTQQRLFQGKLRRLLELRDGGCAFPGCDRPPGWCHAHHVTPWSKGGPTTRDNGVLLCGYHHRLIHQGTWQVRIALDGLPEFLPPDWIDPHQQPLRNHRLTPAA
- the pdxR gene encoding MocR-like pyridoxine biosynthesis transcription factor PdxR, yielding MAREWTTGVDLLLSLPPQLGRREGLERALREAIQSHRLSAGTRLPATRELATELGISRGTVVAAYDQLVAEGYLLSRHGVGTQVAELPAHWPAVAERSTDPRPGLSLAPGYPDLSRFPTTEWLRSMRRGLADAPAEVYGYGDPLGWRPLRIALAAYLGRARGVVCAPDQVMITSGSVHGLHLLARVLADEGRTTIAVEEPGWYFARDVVTRMGASVRPLTVDQDGVQVESLSDEDAVLLTPTHQFPTGVALSPERRRALVRWAEATGGVLIEDDYDGEFRFDRAPVGALQGTAPEHVCYVGSTSKALGPGLRLGWIVLPPRLVAPMVDLRLHTDMQTEALGQVALADFLASHAYDRHIRASRLRYRRRRDLLLAQLEASRADVTIAGISAGLHALLWLPEDTVESDVVAAAARRGLELSSLTEQCLPFTRQRPGLVIGYSRPTEHTYPTALSTLTRVLPRC